One genomic window of Halorhabdus sp. CBA1104 includes the following:
- a CDS encoding DHH family phosphoesterase — protein sequence MSSDITMASMSTYAILGCGSVGHAVAEALVEEDKDVLILDKDEGRVEALRDQDLNARTADIREESVAAELDDRDVVLILSPDVEANAAAVEHLRDRDEDQFIVARASDPVSADELSELGANVVINPSAVIADSALRALETGELEHKANQLAAVVDGTDERLAILIHRGPDPDSIASAAALRAIADSRDIDADIIYEGDIGHHENRAFVNLLGLELTSRSAVDLDDYDTFALVDFAKSGGPPAEDVEDRIDIVIDHYEVEMGSEAEFTDVRPNVSATSTILTKYIQELDLSLDHEVATALLYGIRAETLDFKRDTTPADLTAAAYLYPFADHDTLEQVESPSMSPETLDVLAEAIRNRQVRGSHLVSNAGFIRDRDALAQAAQQLLNLEGITTTAVFAIADDTIYLAARSKDIRMNIGNVLEEAFGGIGETAGHSTDASVEIPLGIFTGIETSDDNRDTLLELTEEAVRSKLFTAMGVENSDSNGS from the coding sequence ATGAGCAGCGACATCACGATGGCCTCGATGTCTACGTACGCTATTTTGGGGTGTGGAAGCGTGGGCCATGCCGTCGCAGAGGCACTCGTCGAGGAAGACAAAGACGTGCTCATCCTCGACAAGGACGAAGGACGCGTCGAGGCCTTACGGGATCAAGACCTCAATGCGCGAACGGCGGATATCCGCGAAGAATCCGTCGCCGCTGAACTCGACGACCGGGACGTCGTCTTGATCCTCTCGCCGGATGTCGAGGCCAATGCCGCCGCCGTCGAACACCTTCGGGATCGCGACGAAGATCAGTTCATCGTCGCGCGCGCATCCGATCCCGTTTCGGCGGACGAGCTCTCCGAACTCGGGGCGAACGTCGTGATCAATCCCTCCGCCGTCATCGCCGATTCGGCGCTTCGGGCGCTCGAAACTGGCGAACTCGAGCACAAGGCCAATCAGCTTGCCGCCGTCGTCGACGGGACCGACGAGCGACTGGCGATTCTCATTCACCGTGGACCCGACCCCGACTCGATCGCCAGTGCCGCGGCACTCCGGGCGATCGCCGACAGTCGCGATATCGACGCGGATATCATCTACGAGGGGGACATCGGTCACCACGAGAATCGCGCGTTCGTCAACCTTCTCGGCCTCGAATTGACGTCCCGGTCTGCAGTCGACCTGGACGACTACGATACGTTCGCGCTGGTCGACTTCGCCAAGAGCGGCGGGCCACCGGCCGAAGACGTCGAAGACCGCATCGATATCGTCATCGACCACTACGAGGTCGAGATGGGCTCGGAGGCGGAGTTCACCGACGTCAGACCGAACGTCTCGGCGACTTCGACGATCCTGACGAAGTACATCCAGGAACTGGATCTCAGCCTCGATCACGAGGTTGCGACTGCACTCCTCTATGGAATCCGGGCGGAAACGCTCGACTTCAAGCGGGATACGACACCCGCCGATCTCACGGCTGCAGCCTATCTCTATCCGTTCGCGGATCACGACACGCTCGAACAGGTCGAGTCGCCGAGTATGAGCCCCGAGACGCTGGATGTCCTCGCCGAGGCGATCCGTAACCGCCAGGTCCGGGGCAGCCACCTCGTCTCGAATGCAGGGTTCATCCGCGACCGGGACGCCCTGGCCCAGGCAGCCCAACAATTGCTCAATCTCGAAGGTATCACCACGACGGCTGTGTTTGCGATCGCCGACGATACGATCTATCTGGCAGCCCGGTCGAAAGACATCCGGATGAACATCGGCAACGTCCTCGAAGAAGCCTTCGGAGGGATCGGCGAGACGGCCGGCCACTCGACGGACGCCAGCGTCGAGATTCCACTCGGCATCTTCACCGGCATCGAGACGAGCGATGACAACCGCGATACGCTGCTCGAATTGACCGAAGAAGCCGTTCGCTCGAAGTTGTTCACAGCGATGGGCGTCGAGAATTCCGACAGCAACGGCAGTTAA
- a CDS encoding PRC-barrel domain-containing protein has protein sequence MAIDRDASPQEITSLVGREVYSNNGVYVGEVEDLRLNLDAEGVTGLALHQLNTELFDAETASARGVIVPYRWVQAVGDIVLINDIVERLHEDNGEVTEDDVVA, from the coding sequence ATGGCAATTGATCGTGACGCGAGCCCCCAGGAAATTACGTCACTGGTGGGTCGGGAAGTGTACTCGAACAACGGTGTCTACGTTGGTGAAGTCGAAGATCTGCGGCTCAATCTCGATGCTGAGGGCGTGACCGGCCTGGCGCTTCATCAACTCAACACGGAACTGTTCGACGCCGAGACGGCCAGTGCACGCGGTGTTATCGTCCCGTATCGGTGGGTCCAGGCCGTCGGTGATATCGTGCTCATCAACGATATCGTCGAGCGTCTACACGAGGACAACGGCGAGGTCACAGAAGACGACGTTGTAGCTTAA
- a CDS encoding 1,4-dihydroxy-2-naphthoyl-CoA synthase has product MVSEVFDAERWEPIESVDFADVTYHRATDVGAVRIAIDRPDVRNAFRPETVDELSAALDHAKRQTDVGCVLLTGNGPSSKDGGWAFSAGGDQSIRGDAGYEYESEDEDDQGEGPRLHILEVQRQIRHMPKPVIAVVPGWAVGGGHSLHVICDLTLASQEHAKFLQTDPDVGSFDGGFGSAYLARQIGQKKAREVFFLGKTYDAEEATDMGMVNEAVPHEQLEQTALEWAERINDKSPTAMRMLKYAFNLPEDGMVGQQVFSGEATRLAYMTDEAHEGRDAFTEGREPDFDDYPWHY; this is encoded by the coding sequence ATGGTTTCAGAGGTTTTCGATGCTGAACGCTGGGAACCGATCGAATCAGTCGACTTCGCGGATGTCACGTATCACCGAGCAACGGACGTCGGGGCCGTCCGGATCGCTATCGACCGGCCCGACGTTCGCAACGCCTTCCGACCGGAAACTGTCGACGAGCTTTCGGCCGCACTCGATCACGCCAAGCGCCAGACGGACGTCGGCTGTGTCCTCTTGACTGGGAACGGCCCGTCCTCGAAAGACGGCGGCTGGGCCTTTTCGGCCGGGGGCGACCAGTCGATCCGCGGCGATGCCGGCTACGAGTACGAAAGCGAAGACGAGGACGACCAAGGAGAAGGCCCGCGACTCCACATCCTGGAAGTCCAGCGCCAGATCCGCCACATGCCAAAGCCCGTCATCGCGGTCGTCCCTGGATGGGCCGTCGGCGGCGGCCACTCACTGCACGTGATCTGTGATCTGACCCTCGCCAGCCAAGAGCACGCGAAGTTCCTCCAGACCGACCCCGATGTCGGGAGTTTCGACGGTGGCTTTGGCTCGGCGTATCTCGCCCGCCAGATCGGCCAGAAGAAGGCCCGCGAAGTGTTCTTCCTCGGGAAAACCTACGATGCCGAGGAAGCCACAGACATGGGGATGGTCAACGAAGCTGTCCCTCACGAGCAACTTGAACAGACGGCCTTAGAGTGGGCCGAACGCATCAACGACAAATCCCCGACTGCGATGCGAATGCTCAAATACGCGTTCAATCTCCCCGAAGACGGCATGGTCGGCCAGCAGGTCTTCTCCGGGGAAGCGACTCGTCTGGCCTACATGACCGACGAAGCTCACGAAGGCCGAGATGCCTTTACCGAGGGACGGGAGCCGGATTTCGACGACTACCCCTGGCACTACTGA
- a CDS encoding PAS domain-containing protein, whose translation MGRDEAIQILAVTPQPDSDDLLAPLLGRDELRVVTAQTVQAAAQHVRTATVDCLVCDAEMPDFDGIAFLEALRARDPFLPVIVRAVDRNAETIDRASAARVTDILTPGETDESVAALIETVARRYRSRSGPRPDPKAVLDGTLDPIFVLRDGELAWANGAAVSQFDPEGTDGLTEAAFLTRVGLDAGDLAAWTERFATGECTFDFGTASITMGNAREWTGQYIATSSNWQDDVAVALVLTEGHLEKSGTPHTATGESQRDGGVLDDSAYRRLFRDAINGIAIQRIVTDEHGRALDYVFEDVNEAFERITGLDAEEIQGKRGSTVFDLPDDPTDDPFISRYGDVALKGNRIEFEAYSEPLDQHHRVTAYPLDGDRIAAVFIDITDRVEATDELATYEQIVQRVDDPIMFQDRDGAFQVVNDALVEYAGVPRSELLGTDEFAFMDEPTATRVQEKKALVLEHAEPISYTISPSLRGRGDRSFATTRYPHYDETGTIVGSIAICRDITDLKDRERQLQVLSRVLRHNLRNDLNVITGSAEVLREQTQEPLASAADRILSTGTDMIELVDTERQIVELLTGNARTTSVSIAPLLSAAVETARASFPDGEITLHCPIDARIEAVPVLENAFAELIENGIEHNDNDPPRVSVEATRDGDVLRIDIQDNGPGIPAEEQAVLRPQADRSPLLHGTGLGLWLARYSITHVGGSLRFVDADRGTHIVVTVPLTTD comes from the coding sequence ATGGGACGAGACGAGGCGATACAGATTCTCGCCGTGACGCCACAACCAGACAGTGACGACCTTCTGGCTCCTCTCCTGGGCCGGGACGAGCTACGAGTAGTAACGGCACAGACTGTCCAAGCGGCGGCCCAACACGTCCGGACGGCGACTGTCGACTGTCTCGTCTGTGATGCCGAGATGCCGGATTTCGACGGGATTGCGTTTCTCGAAGCGCTCCGTGCCCGAGACCCTTTTCTCCCGGTGATCGTGCGCGCTGTTGATCGAAACGCCGAGACGATCGACCGGGCAAGTGCGGCCCGGGTAACGGACATCCTCACGCCCGGAGAGACGGACGAAAGCGTCGCAGCGCTCATCGAAACTGTCGCTCGACGCTATCGGTCTCGGTCCGGTCCACGACCGGACCCGAAAGCGGTTCTGGACGGTACTCTGGACCCGATTTTCGTCTTACGGGACGGGGAGCTTGCGTGGGCCAACGGCGCTGCTGTGAGTCAGTTTGACCCAGAAGGGACCGACGGGCTGACCGAAGCCGCGTTCCTCACCAGGGTTGGGTTGGACGCTGGTGACCTTGCAGCGTGGACGGAACGATTTGCGACCGGTGAGTGTACCTTCGATTTCGGTACTGCGTCGATCACGATGGGAAACGCTCGGGAGTGGACCGGCCAGTACATCGCCACCAGCAGCAACTGGCAAGACGACGTTGCGGTGGCACTCGTCCTAACGGAGGGTCACCTTGAGAAATCGGGGACACCACACACAGCTACCGGAGAGAGCCAGCGCGACGGCGGAGTACTTGACGATTCGGCGTATCGACGGCTATTCCGGGATGCGATCAACGGCATCGCGATCCAACGGATCGTCACCGACGAGCACGGACGAGCCCTAGACTACGTGTTCGAGGACGTGAACGAGGCCTTCGAGCGAATTACCGGGCTTGACGCCGAGGAAATCCAGGGCAAGCGAGGCAGTACAGTCTTCGACCTGCCGGACGATCCGACTGACGATCCGTTCATCTCTCGGTACGGCGATGTCGCGCTGAAGGGAAACCGAATCGAGTTCGAAGCCTATTCCGAGCCGCTAGATCAGCACCACCGCGTGACCGCCTATCCCCTGGATGGCGATCGGATCGCTGCGGTGTTCATCGATATCACCGATCGTGTCGAAGCGACCGACGAACTTGCAACCTACGAGCAGATCGTTCAGCGAGTCGACGATCCCATCATGTTTCAGGATCGTGACGGGGCGTTTCAGGTCGTCAACGATGCACTCGTCGAGTACGCCGGAGTTCCCCGTTCGGAGCTGCTCGGCACAGACGAGTTTGCGTTCATGGACGAGCCAACGGCCACACGCGTCCAGGAGAAGAAAGCGTTGGTTCTCGAGCACGCAGAGCCGATCAGCTACACGATCTCGCCGTCATTGCGGGGACGCGGCGACCGCTCTTTCGCAACGACACGGTACCCGCACTACGACGAGACGGGAACGATCGTGGGATCGATCGCTATCTGTCGGGACATCACTGATCTCAAAGATAGAGAACGGCAGCTACAGGTTCTCAGCCGGGTCCTGCGCCACAACCTCCGAAACGATCTCAACGTCATTACCGGCAGCGCCGAGGTGCTTCGAGAACAGACCCAAGAGCCACTGGCGAGTGCTGCCGATCGGATTCTCTCGACCGGGACCGACATGATCGAACTCGTCGACACCGAACGTCAAATCGTCGAGCTACTCACTGGGAACGCACGCACGACGAGCGTCTCGATCGCGCCGCTGCTCTCGGCGGCTGTCGAAACCGCCCGAGCGTCCTTTCCCGATGGGGAAATCACACTCCACTGTCCGATCGACGCCCGGATCGAGGCAGTCCCGGTTCTGGAGAATGCCTTCGCCGAACTCATCGAAAACGGCATCGAACACAACGACAACGACCCGCCACGCGTGAGTGTCGAAGCGACTCGCGATGGCGACGTGCTACGGATCGACATTCAGGATAACGGGCCAGGGATTCCAGCCGAAGAGCAGGCCGTGTTGCGCCCCCAGGCTGACCGCTCTCCACTCTTGCACGGAACCGGGCTCGGGCTCTGGCTCGCACGGTACAGTATTACCCACGTCGGTGGCAGCCTGCGGTTTGTTGACGCCGACCGAGGGACACACATCGTCGTCACAGTTCCACTGACCACCGACTGA
- a CDS encoding 1,4-dihydroxy-2-naphthoate polyprenyltransferase yields MSSAAADVSKTKAWVMAARPQTLPAGSAPVIVGVGLAVHDGVLAVLPALAAFVGALLIQIGTNFANDYFDAMKGTDDADREGFTRVTAGGLIPPRQVKAAMAGTYTLALVVGLYLVAIGGVPILVIGLSSIVAGLLYTGGPYPYGYYGLGDLFVFVYFGVIAVTGTYYVQAVATLDGGLFPTWVPAGTVPSAVVIASLAAAGLSTAILVVNNIRDIESDREAGKRTLAVMLGYRWSRAEYVALVALAYLVPVVLWRMDEFGLFVLLPLVTIPLAISVTRTVLTEQSGAALNPALERTGKLMGAHGLLFTIGLALPAVL; encoded by the coding sequence ATGAGTTCGGCAGCAGCGGACGTTTCAAAGACGAAAGCCTGGGTGATGGCCGCACGGCCACAGACGCTTCCGGCTGGCTCGGCCCCAGTGATCGTCGGCGTCGGCCTGGCAGTCCACGACGGCGTTCTCGCGGTACTCCCAGCGCTTGCAGCCTTCGTTGGCGCACTCCTCATTCAGATCGGGACGAACTTCGCTAACGATTATTTCGACGCGATGAAAGGGACCGACGACGCCGATCGCGAAGGATTCACGCGCGTCACTGCCGGCGGATTGATCCCACCGAGGCAGGTCAAGGCAGCGATGGCAGGAACCTACACGCTCGCGCTCGTCGTGGGCCTCTATCTCGTGGCGATCGGCGGCGTCCCGATCCTCGTCATCGGCCTCTCGAGTATCGTCGCCGGATTGCTCTACACGGGCGGGCCGTACCCCTATGGCTACTACGGCCTGGGTGACCTGTTCGTGTTCGTCTACTTCGGCGTGATCGCAGTGACCGGGACCTACTACGTCCAGGCCGTTGCTACCCTCGACGGTGGCCTGTTTCCGACGTGGGTGCCAGCGGGAACCGTTCCGAGCGCGGTCGTTATCGCCAGTCTGGCCGCGGCAGGGCTCTCGACAGCCATCCTCGTCGTGAACAATATTCGGGACATCGAGAGCGACCGCGAAGCCGGTAAGCGAACGCTGGCTGTCATGCTGGGCTACCGGTGGAGTCGCGCCGAGTACGTAGCCCTCGTTGCGCTCGCGTATCTCGTCCCAGTCGTGCTGTGGCGGATGGACGAGTTCGGCCTGTTCGTCCTGTTGCCGCTGGTGACGATCCCGCTTGCTATCTCGGTGACGCGGACGGTTCTCACCGAACAGAGTGGCGCGGCGTTGAACCCGGCACTGGAACGCACTGGCAAACTGATGGGTGCTCACGGACTGCTGTTTACAATCGGGCTGGCGCTCCCGGCGGTGCTCTGA